The Thalassotalea nanhaiensis genome has a window encoding:
- a CDS encoding long-chain-fatty-acid--CoA ligase — protein sequence MIFTQAVQRNAQVFRDQIAVKCADRTHTWNEFKNRVASLASGMHNAGVKPGERVAILALNSDRYLEYYYAVAWAGAVLVPLNNRWSVKENQYALNDSGSVMLFVDDVFYETGKQLKDQCELIKNFVYLGDNETPDGMLNYEDMIEQNAAIDAFDSNPSDMLGIFYTGGTTGFPKGVMLSHTNISVSSIAIMAEMKFYGRENHSMMMVAGPMFHLAAGAMCWSSVIAAVPMTIVPAFNVPDVINCIERDKVTDCLLVPTMISMLLADKALLEADLSTLNQIIYGASPMPEGTLLDAMEKLPNVGFVQAYGQTELSPACSILPAKYHTLEGPLSGKIRSAGRPCLSVNVTIRDENDNELPPHKVGEICAKGENVMMGYWNNPEQTSNALANGWLHTGDAGYMDEEGFIFLVDRVKDMIVSGGENVFSAEVESALSKHPHVHEVAVIGIPSEQWGESVHAIVRAKPDTIVTEKHIIDFCREYIAGYKVPRSIEFRNEPFPITGAGKIQKNELREVYWQDQERNIN from the coding sequence ATGATTTTTACCCAAGCAGTACAAAGAAACGCTCAAGTATTTCGCGATCAAATCGCGGTAAAATGTGCAGACAGAACTCATACCTGGAATGAATTTAAAAACAGAGTAGCGTCTCTTGCATCAGGGATGCATAATGCGGGAGTAAAGCCAGGAGAACGAGTGGCGATTCTAGCCTTAAACTCAGATCGCTACCTTGAATATTATTACGCGGTAGCCTGGGCAGGAGCTGTACTCGTTCCACTGAATAATCGTTGGTCAGTAAAAGAAAACCAATACGCATTAAATGATTCAGGGTCAGTAATGTTGTTTGTAGACGATGTATTTTATGAAACAGGAAAACAACTTAAAGACCAATGTGAGTTAATCAAAAACTTTGTATACCTTGGAGACAATGAAACCCCTGATGGTATGCTGAACTATGAAGATATGATCGAACAAAATGCTGCTATTGATGCTTTTGATAGTAATCCTAGCGACATGCTTGGCATATTTTATACTGGTGGAACTACAGGCTTTCCAAAAGGCGTAATGCTGTCACACACAAATATTTCAGTAAGCTCAATTGCAATAATGGCCGAAATGAAATTTTACGGCAGAGAAAACCATTCAATGATGATGGTAGCTGGCCCAATGTTTCATTTAGCAGCAGGCGCAATGTGTTGGAGCAGTGTTATTGCAGCAGTACCTATGACAATTGTACCGGCATTTAATGTACCGGATGTGATTAACTGCATAGAAAGAGATAAGGTGACCGATTGTTTATTGGTACCTACTATGATCAGTATGTTATTGGCTGATAAAGCATTGTTAGAAGCTGATTTAAGCACGCTGAACCAAATAATTTATGGCGCTTCGCCAATGCCAGAAGGAACACTTCTTGATGCAATGGAGAAATTACCAAATGTAGGGTTTGTACAAGCTTACGGTCAAACAGAGCTATCACCAGCTTGTTCTATACTTCCGGCTAAATACCATACCTTAGAAGGCCCATTGTCGGGTAAAATTCGCTCTGCAGGCAGACCTTGTTTAAGCGTAAATGTGACTATCAGAGACGAGAATGATAACGAATTGCCTCCTCATAAAGTTGGTGAAATTTGTGCAAAAGGTGAAAATGTAATGATGGGTTACTGGAATAACCCAGAACAAACGAGTAATGCATTAGCAAATGGCTGGTTGCACACTGGTGATGCAGGTTATATGGATGAAGAAGGCTTTATCTTTTTAGTCGATAGAGTAAAGGATATGATTGTTTCAGGTGGTGAAAATGTATTTTCTGCCGAAGTTGAAAGTGCTCTTTCAAAGCACCCTCACGTACACGAAGTTGCGGTAATTGGTATTCCAAGTGAACAATGGGGTGAATCTGTACATGCCATTGTTCGTGCGAAACCAGATACGATCGTTACCGAAAAGCATATCATCGATTTTTGTCGTGAATATATCGCCGGATATAAAGTACCTAGATCAATTGAATTTAGAAATGAACCGTTCCCAATAACCGGTGCAGGTAAGATACAGAAAAATGAATTACGTGAAGTTTACTGGCAAGATCAAGAACGCAATATAAATTAG
- a CDS encoding flavodoxin family protein: protein MNNTVAILSSARTNGNTEKLLNRLAINTNTNIDIIDLSKYNVSEYDYNYNNQDDDFLTLIETILSYEKIIFASPVYWYSVTPTMKKFLDRISDLLDLPHLLDSGRRLRGKAAYVVCSSASTEVSNSFISAFKDTFEYLGMNYGGFLHADCSDGYQEKYYIDDLNSFKALF from the coding sequence ATGAATAATACTGTGGCAATACTTTCAAGCGCTAGAACAAATGGAAATACTGAAAAACTATTAAACAGGCTCGCTATTAATACGAACACCAATATCGATATAATCGATTTGTCCAAGTACAACGTTAGTGAATATGATTATAACTATAACAACCAAGATGATGACTTCCTGACTTTGATAGAAACAATCTTGTCTTATGAAAAAATCATTTTCGCATCACCTGTGTATTGGTACTCAGTAACGCCTACAATGAAAAAGTTTCTCGACCGTATATCCGACTTATTAGACCTTCCTCATTTATTAGACTCAGGTCGACGTCTCAGGGGTAAAGCAGCTTACGTAGTATGCAGCTCAGCAAGTACCGAAGTGTCTAACTCTTTTATCAGTGCTTTTAAAGATACCTTTGAGTATCTTGGCATGAATTACGGCGGCTTTTTGCATGCCGACTGCTCAGATGGCTATCAGGAAAAATATTATATCGATGACCTCAATAGCTTTAAGGCATTGTTTTAA
- a CDS encoding arylsulfatase — protein MTLLNKFSKIVAGVSLIAMSGAALATTDTSRPNILAIWGDDIGQSNISAYTHGMMGYQTKNIDRIANEGALFTDYYGENSCTAGRAAFITGQYPVRTGLTKVGLPGSDLGLRAEDVTIAELLKDRGYTTGQFGKNHLGDKDEFLPTNHGFDEFFGNLYHLNAEEEPEHPDYPKDPAYKKQFGPRGVLHTYADGRIEDTGPLTKKRMETVDDEFLAAATKFMDKAHKADKPFFVWFNSSRMHVWTHLRPESEGISKRGGLYGDGMMEHDYQVGVLLDKLDDLNIADNTIVLYSTDNGAETFSWPDGGSIPFKGEKNTTWEGGFRVPAMVRWPNKIPAGQYKNEIASHMDWAPTFLAAAGVTDIKEKLKKGTQINGKQYKVHLDGYNMLPYLTGETDEAPRPNYMYFTDGGDLSAIRVGDIKLQYSMQECHGLSVWMCPLTPLRAPLITNLRQDPYERARDEAGGYDKWYAEHMFEITRGISETAKEMRTFVAFPPRQVPPSWSVDGMVKQIFSMNEPQY, from the coding sequence ATGACTTTGCTAAACAAATTCAGTAAAATCGTAGCTGGTGTTTCCCTGATTGCAATGTCAGGTGCTGCATTGGCAACAACTGATACATCACGTCCAAACATTCTTGCTATATGGGGAGATGATATTGGTCAGAGTAACATCAGTGCTTATACGCATGGCATGATGGGCTATCAAACTAAGAACATCGACCGCATTGCTAACGAAGGTGCACTTTTCACTGATTACTACGGTGAAAACTCATGTACTGCTGGCCGTGCAGCTTTTATTACAGGTCAATATCCAGTACGTACAGGTTTGACTAAAGTGGGCTTGCCTGGTTCAGATTTAGGTTTACGAGCTGAAGATGTCACTATCGCAGAGTTATTAAAAGATCGTGGCTACACTACTGGTCAATTTGGTAAAAACCACTTAGGTGATAAAGATGAATTTTTACCAACAAACCATGGTTTTGATGAATTTTTTGGTAACTTATACCACTTAAATGCCGAAGAAGAGCCAGAACATCCAGATTATCCAAAAGATCCTGCTTACAAAAAGCAATTTGGTCCACGTGGTGTGCTTCATACCTATGCTGACGGCAGAATTGAAGATACAGGTCCATTAACAAAAAAACGTATGGAAACTGTAGATGATGAATTTTTAGCTGCAGCGACTAAATTTATGGATAAAGCTCATAAAGCAGACAAACCATTCTTCGTGTGGTTTAACTCATCTCGTATGCATGTATGGACTCATTTAAGACCAGAGTCAGAAGGTATTTCAAAACGCGGTGGTTTATACGGCGACGGTATGATGGAGCATGATTATCAAGTAGGCGTTTTATTAGACAAACTTGATGACCTTAATATTGCTGATAACACTATTGTACTTTATTCAACGGATAATGGCGCAGAAACGTTCTCATGGCCTGATGGTGGTTCTATTCCATTTAAAGGTGAGAAAAATACAACGTGGGAAGGTGGCTTCCGTGTACCAGCAATGGTTAGATGGCCGAACAAAATTCCAGCGGGTCAATACAAAAATGAGATCGCATCTCATATGGATTGGGCTCCAACGTTCCTTGCTGCTGCTGGCGTAACTGACATTAAAGAAAAGCTGAAAAAAGGTACACAAATTAATGGTAAGCAGTACAAAGTACATTTAGATGGTTATAACATGCTTCCTTACTTAACAGGTGAAACAGATGAAGCTCCACGTCCAAATTATATGTACTTTACTGATGGTGGTGATTTATCAGCAATTCGTGTTGGCGATATAAAACTACAATACTCTATGCAAGAGTGTCACGGTTTATCAGTTTGGATGTGTCCATTAACACCACTACGTGCTCCTTTGATCACAAACTTACGTCAAGACCCATATGAGCGTGCTCGTGATGAAGCAGGTGGATATGATAAGTGGTATGCTGAGCATATGTTTGAAATTACCCGTGGTATTTCTGAAACAGCAAAAGAAATGAGAACATTTGTTGCTTTCCCTCCACGTCAAGTACCACCAAGCTGGTCAGTAGATGGCATGGTAAAACAAATATTCAGTATGAATGAACCTCAATATTAA
- a CDS encoding LysR substrate-binding domain-containing protein has product MTDINLRSVDLNLLLIFDGLIHLQNLSHTATSLGMTQPAVSQALKRLQHMYNDPLFERKGRKMHPTMKATLIQPVISKVLEEIKGTLPVKGSFDPSKLTMQYRINLTYINNGLFIFDFTKALFEQAPGVKLTVTSDIIYDAETSLRNREYDLCIEHLKLSHSACNNDILYSEKVVVIARKNHPRLKNKKSITLDDYLSEEHAVLIPHKDNIHPLSIMNNEFGERKVGFTGASMSDTFNIVRMTDYIGVIPKTELNYQPLANELIWFEPPFHTGIASIYMNWHWDMERYQSHRWIRELLLETCRSKDILSK; this is encoded by the coding sequence ATGACGGACATAAACCTTAGAAGTGTAGATCTGAACTTACTGTTAATTTTTGACGGGCTGATCCATTTACAGAACTTAAGCCATACAGCTACAAGCCTCGGAATGACTCAACCTGCTGTATCACAAGCCTTGAAAAGACTTCAACACATGTATAACGACCCTCTGTTTGAACGCAAAGGTCGTAAAATGCACCCCACTATGAAAGCAACTTTAATTCAACCAGTGATAAGCAAGGTTCTTGAAGAAATTAAAGGAACTCTCCCAGTTAAAGGCTCATTCGATCCATCAAAGCTTACGATGCAATATCGAATTAACCTCACCTATATTAATAATGGACTGTTTATTTTCGATTTTACCAAAGCACTTTTTGAACAAGCACCAGGGGTAAAACTTACCGTTACGTCCGATATTATTTATGATGCAGAGACTTCATTGCGTAACCGAGAATATGACTTATGTATCGAACATCTAAAATTATCGCATTCAGCGTGTAACAATGACATTTTATATTCAGAAAAAGTTGTTGTGATTGCTAGAAAAAACCATCCAAGATTAAAAAACAAGAAATCAATAACACTCGATGATTATCTAAGCGAAGAGCATGCAGTGTTAATCCCACACAAAGATAATATTCATCCCTTATCAATCATGAATAATGAATTTGGTGAACGCAAAGTTGGCTTTACCGGGGCAAGCATGAGCGATACATTTAATATAGTAAGAATGACCGACTATATCGGTGTGATCCCAAAAACTGAATTAAATTATCAACCTTTAGCAAATGAATTAATTTGGTTTGAGCCCCCGTTTCATACTGGTATTGCAAGTATTTATATGAACTGGCATTGGGATATGGAACGCTATCAGTCACACAGATGGATAAGAGAATTATTACTTGAAACTTGCCGTAGCAAAGATATTTTGTCCAAATAA
- a CDS encoding LysR family transcriptional regulator yields MSDTEKKLSRLDLNLLIPLSVLLKERNISRAAEQLCISQSGMSKTLHRLRDLFDDPLFYRTNRGVIPTVRAKELELLLPGVIDALENIMKSTSFDPKTSNKNFNISVPSILSHAITLPLINQLVNQAPNIRINEQQIVLNPFSLLESGDLDFVVHFEKPNDDNFEVIHLKQVSPIIYAKNDHPLFSQQVTLQDCLEYKFVEFLIKSGDKVKAENPLNKLLFGKENVKTTIVTSSQMHILIEVMNSSDYLFIGSNLLMFSNPMSQQIKPVYNFDNAEQKYFDLYLISHNRIASSEAHQWLKQLFLTKNLN; encoded by the coding sequence ATGAGTGATACTGAAAAGAAACTTTCCAGATTGGATTTAAATTTATTAATACCATTAAGTGTTTTACTCAAAGAGCGAAACATCAGTAGAGCAGCTGAGCAGCTTTGCATATCTCAATCGGGGATGAGTAAAACACTGCATAGACTTAGAGATCTATTTGACGATCCCCTATTCTACCGAACCAACAGAGGTGTTATTCCTACCGTAAGAGCGAAAGAATTGGAACTGTTGCTCCCTGGTGTTATTGACGCTCTTGAAAACATAATGAAAAGCACAAGTTTTGATCCAAAGACGAGTAATAAAAATTTTAATATTTCTGTACCTTCAATATTAAGTCACGCAATTACATTGCCGCTAATTAATCAATTGGTAAACCAAGCGCCTAATATACGTATCAATGAACAACAAATAGTACTTAATCCATTTTCATTACTCGAATCTGGTGATCTTGATTTCGTTGTGCACTTTGAAAAGCCAAATGACGATAATTTTGAAGTTATTCATTTAAAACAAGTTAGTCCAATAATATATGCTAAGAATGATCACCCATTATTTTCCCAGCAGGTTACGCTGCAAGACTGTTTAGAATACAAGTTTGTTGAGTTCTTGATAAAATCAGGGGATAAAGTAAAGGCCGAAAACCCATTAAATAAATTACTGTTTGGCAAAGAAAATGTAAAAACGACCATAGTAACAAGCAGTCAAATGCACATTTTAATTGAGGTTATGAACAGCTCAGACTATTTGTTTATTGGCTCAAATTTGCTGATGTTTTCAAATCCGATGAGCCAACAAATAAAACCAGTTTATAATTTTGATAATGCTGAACAAAAATATTTTGATCTGTATTTAATTTCGCACAACAGAATTGCCAGCAGTGAAGCTCATCAATGGCTAAAGCAGTTGTTTTTAACTAAGAACTTAAATTAA
- a CDS encoding TetR/AcrR family transcriptional regulator, with the protein MKTKDKILIASLDAFADEGVGQISTNHIADIMDISPGNLYYHFKSKSEIIAELLRCFTTDFVTFFKSESEAISTNQSMWLKLTLGFQLMDKYRFIFCESSYILNKYPELRRLFAKAMQTTKTAIDTFCQHLQKQHIVNADEQEIISLGNNMHLLFTQWPSYIAASVRNGLIKDVKGSDEHLFIKQGVNQILNLIYPYLNNEDKELLIGIQQSA; encoded by the coding sequence TTGAAAACTAAAGATAAAATTTTAATTGCTAGTTTGGATGCTTTTGCAGATGAAGGTGTTGGCCAAATATCTACAAACCATATTGCGGATATTATGGATATCAGTCCAGGCAACCTTTATTATCACTTTAAGAGTAAATCAGAAATAATTGCAGAATTATTAAGATGTTTTACCACGGATTTTGTTACATTTTTTAAATCTGAGTCGGAAGCTATTTCAACTAATCAATCTATGTGGTTGAAGTTAACATTAGGCTTTCAATTAATGGACAAGTACCGATTCATATTTTGCGAATCAAGCTATATCTTAAACAAATACCCTGAGCTAAGAAGGTTATTTGCTAAAGCAATGCAAACGACAAAAACAGCAATAGATACATTTTGTCAGCATTTACAAAAACAACATATAGTGAACGCTGATGAACAAGAAATTATTAGCTTGGGTAATAACATGCATTTGTTGTTTACTCAGTGGCCTAGTTATATTGCTGCAAGTGTTAGAAATGGTCTTATAAAGGATGTGAAAGGCTCCGATGAGCACTTATTCATTAAACAGGGAGTAAATCAAATATTAAATTTAATTTATCCTTATCTTAATAATGAAGACAAGGAGCTATTGATCGGTATTCAGCAGAGTGCTTAG
- a CDS encoding efflux RND transporter permease subunit has product MNKDKLTNKQNRLENTLEAFFFNFRPLHLIIFAALTVFFIIQASEIKPSASFEKMIPKDHEYIGNFLEHKADLNGLGNAIRISVENTQGDIFNKEYQQVLSKIHDEVFYIPGVDRSALKSIWASGVRWMEVTEDGFSGGPVVGSDYNGSEQSLLQLRKNVEKSGQIGALVANNLKSAVIYAPLLEKDPETGLAIDYQVFSQRLETLIRDKYQTDTIKIHITGFAKVVGDLIDGLAQIAVFFAAALLITFVLLYLYSSCLRSALIPLVCSVIAVIWQLGLLKTLGFDLDPYSMLVPFLVFAIAVSHGVQIINAIAHESSNGADKNKAARLAFKALYLPGLIALISDGVGFATLMVIEIEVIQDLAIAASLGVAVIILSNLVLLPILMSYAGVSAKSVQKQIHAEEHGKHRVWNFLASFTAPKRAKVIIYLTVVVSCFGVFLSQDLQTGDLDSGAPELRPDSRYNLDNAFITENYRTSTDIFVVMVKTPQDQCANYLALDAIDQLQSRLNKLPGVQSTTSLVDKTKRIMSGNNEGNIKWYALNRNQVLLDQASIRTPESFNSDCSLVPLFVYLNDHKAQTLTTVVEAVEEFAAEFNRDELIFKLAAGNSGIEAATNIVIEESQYKMLFWVYGVVGFLCLVTFRSIRTVLCIIIPLAITSLLCQALMAQIGIGVKVATLPVIALGVGIGVDYGIYIYTKLLTYLDEGKTLRDAYFNTLKTTGKAVAFTGITLGIGVGTWFFSPIKFQADMGILLTFMFIWNMFGALVMIPALTCLINKKVVKNREHDHTNSKYIEEVTSVIEFEKAS; this is encoded by the coding sequence ATGAATAAAGATAAATTAACCAATAAACAAAACCGCTTAGAGAATACTCTTGAAGCATTCTTTTTTAATTTTAGGCCGTTACATTTAATTATATTTGCCGCCCTGACTGTATTTTTTATTATTCAGGCGAGTGAAATTAAGCCAAGTGCAAGTTTTGAAAAAATGATCCCTAAAGATCATGAGTATATAGGAAATTTTCTAGAGCATAAGGCTGACTTAAACGGCCTTGGAAATGCCATTAGAATTTCTGTAGAAAACACGCAAGGTGATATCTTTAACAAGGAATATCAGCAAGTATTAAGCAAAATACATGATGAAGTATTCTATATTCCTGGGGTTGATCGATCAGCGCTTAAATCTATTTGGGCATCAGGTGTTCGTTGGATGGAAGTAACTGAAGACGGGTTTTCTGGTGGTCCGGTAGTCGGCTCTGATTATAATGGCTCGGAACAGTCGCTGTTACAACTTCGTAAAAATGTAGAAAAATCGGGCCAAATAGGTGCATTGGTAGCGAACAATCTAAAATCGGCGGTAATTTATGCGCCACTATTGGAAAAAGATCCTGAAACAGGATTAGCGATTGATTATCAGGTATTTTCACAACGCTTGGAAACTTTAATTCGCGATAAATATCAAACCGACACAATAAAAATTCATATCACGGGGTTTGCCAAAGTTGTTGGCGATTTAATTGATGGTTTAGCTCAAATTGCAGTGTTCTTTGCTGCAGCTTTGTTGATCACTTTCGTACTGTTGTACTTGTATTCATCTTGTTTACGCAGTGCATTAATACCTTTAGTTTGTTCGGTAATCGCGGTTATTTGGCAATTAGGTTTACTTAAAACTCTTGGTTTTGATTTAGACCCTTACTCAATGTTAGTGCCTTTTTTAGTATTTGCTATTGCTGTTAGTCATGGCGTTCAAATTATTAATGCCATTGCCCATGAAAGTTCAAATGGTGCAGATAAGAATAAAGCTGCACGTCTTGCATTCAAGGCCTTGTACTTACCAGGGCTTATCGCCTTGATAAGTGATGGCGTTGGTTTTGCTACTCTAATGGTGATTGAAATTGAAGTGATTCAAGATCTAGCTATTGCCGCAAGTTTAGGTGTAGCAGTGATCATATTATCAAATTTGGTGTTACTGCCAATATTAATGTCTTACGCTGGCGTAAGTGCTAAGTCTGTGCAAAAACAAATACATGCAGAAGAACATGGCAAACATCGAGTTTGGAATTTCCTTGCCAGTTTTACCGCACCTAAACGAGCCAAGGTCATTATATATTTAACCGTAGTAGTTTCATGCTTTGGTGTATTTTTAAGCCAAGATTTACAAACGGGCGATCTAGACTCGGGAGCACCTGAGCTGCGCCCTGATTCAAGGTATAACTTAGATAATGCTTTTATTACTGAAAACTACAGAACAAGTACAGATATCTTCGTTGTAATGGTTAAAACCCCACAAGATCAATGTGCAAATTACCTTGCCCTTGATGCAATTGATCAATTGCAATCGCGTTTAAATAAATTACCAGGGGTTCAGTCAACCACATCTTTGGTTGATAAAACTAAACGAATTATGTCTGGTAACAACGAAGGCAATATCAAATGGTATGCGCTAAATCGAAATCAGGTGTTATTGGACCAAGCATCAATTCGTACACCTGAAAGCTTTAATTCTGATTGTTCTTTGGTGCCGCTGTTTGTTTATCTAAATGATCATAAAGCTCAAACGTTAACTACTGTGGTTGAAGCCGTAGAAGAATTTGCAGCTGAATTTAATCGTGATGAATTGATATTTAAACTTGCTGCCGGTAATTCCGGTATTGAAGCAGCAACAAATATCGTAATAGAAGAGTCACAATATAAAATGCTGTTCTGGGTTTATGGTGTAGTTGGCTTTCTATGTTTAGTTACGTTCCGCTCAATTCGAACAGTTCTATGTATCATTATACCTTTAGCAATTACCTCGTTGTTGTGTCAGGCATTGATGGCACAAATTGGCATTGGGGTTAAAGTAGCAACGTTACCTGTAATCGCATTAGGTGTAGGAATAGGGGTTGATTATGGTATTTATATCTATACCAAACTTTTAACTTATTTAGATGAAGGAAAGACGTTAAGAGATGCTTATTTCAATACGCTTAAAACTACTGGTAAAGCTGTTGCATTTACAGGTATTACGTTAGGTATTGGTGTTGGTACTTGGTTCTTTTCACCAATTAAGTTTCAAGCTGACATGGGCATATTGCTTACCTTTATGTTTATTTGGAACATGTTTGGTGCCTTGGTAATGATCCCTGCGTTAACCTGCCTGATTAATAAAAAGGTAGTAAAAAATCGCGAGCATGATCATACAAATAGTAAATATATCGAAGAAGTAACCAGTGTAATTGAGTTTGAAAAAGCCAGTTAA
- a CDS encoding WD40/YVTN/BNR-like repeat-containing protein, translating into MKYLQNIMLSKRVRDPFVHFIFACAGIFFTTIVYAQSDALEDSSQMSDNAEHSLLMDISKTESKLIAVGERGHIVYQNAGSNEWLQAQVPVRVTLTSTFFIDDLHGWAVGHDGVVLSTTDGGEQWQKLLDGIAVNKMMINHGEKLLESTLKAIEVAGDDELDELNEALENWQFFVDDAYAFSDEGASRPFLDVWFQNKNEGFVVGAFGLILRTVDAGKSWTPWTEKLNNFDGFHLNAIEQIGDDLYIAAEAGTLFRSIDKGQTWQSLESPYEGSFFGIVGHSDKTLIAFGLRGNAYISYDKGIDWEKINTSVESSLYGGHTINENQFVLVGAGGAILHIDNKGQVIKSHTSQYKLPISSVITETAINGKPSRLIISGIGGIQTINQVSKG; encoded by the coding sequence ATGAAGTATCTACAAAATATTATGCTTAGTAAACGTGTACGAGACCCATTCGTACACTTTATATTTGCTTGTGCAGGGATTTTTTTTACCACTATTGTGTATGCACAAAGTGATGCATTGGAAGATAGCTCACAAATGTCTGACAACGCCGAACATAGCTTATTGATGGACATCAGTAAAACTGAATCAAAGTTAATAGCGGTGGGTGAAAGAGGTCATATTGTTTACCAGAATGCAGGTAGTAACGAATGGTTACAGGCACAAGTTCCTGTACGAGTTACCTTGACTTCAACGTTTTTTATTGATGATTTACATGGCTGGGCTGTCGGACATGACGGCGTTGTCTTATCAACTACTGATGGCGGAGAACAATGGCAAAAGTTACTTGACGGTATAGCGGTTAATAAAATGATGATTAATCACGGCGAAAAGTTACTTGAAAGTACTCTCAAAGCCATTGAAGTTGCAGGGGATGACGAATTAGATGAGCTAAATGAAGCGTTAGAAAATTGGCAGTTTTTTGTTGATGATGCTTATGCGTTTAGCGATGAAGGCGCGAGTCGTCCATTTCTAGATGTTTGGTTTCAAAATAAAAACGAAGGCTTTGTTGTAGGGGCATTCGGCTTAATTTTACGTACCGTTGATGCTGGTAAAAGTTGGACTCCATGGACTGAGAAGCTAAATAACTTTGACGGTTTTCATTTAAATGCAATAGAGCAAATTGGTGATGACTTATATATTGCTGCTGAAGCCGGAACCTTATTTCGTTCTATTGATAAAGGCCAAACATGGCAGTCACTAGAAAGCCCGTACGAAGGTTCATTCTTTGGCATTGTCGGTCATTCTGATAAAACCTTAATTGCCTTTGGCTTACGCGGTAATGCTTATATTTCTTATGATAAAGGCATTGACTGGGAAAAAATAAACACTTCCGTTGAATCAAGTCTTTATGGCGGACATACCATAAATGAGAACCAGTTTGTTTTAGTCGGTGCTGGTGGTGCCATCTTGCATATCGATAACAAAGGCCAGGTGATTAAAAGCCACACAAGTCAGTATAAATTACCAATTAGCTCAGTGATTACTGAAACTGCAATCAACGGGAAGCCTTCTCGTCTAATTATCAGCGGTATTGGCGGTATTCAAACTATAAATCAAGTAAGTAAAGGCTAA